One stretch of Thermanaerosceptrum fracticalcis DNA includes these proteins:
- a CDS encoding C39 family peptidase: MKKLYAILLLVGLMVSSLDTLAAPKQPQVIDFTQNTPNIYGDVARTADFRVRLLLPPYNINMPVPAFSQNDLSWKNDLMKTENQTIGNAGCALTSSTMVAAYYGKNTTPKIFNIDMGNYACPLYWTEVAGRGGSGYISGINTLINNPSLNTFFSYAQVAMEQNKPVVLGFVQTNGRTHYVVVKAVYGQGTSLMDYGCIDPNTGTYRNLVDVVGSQPLYKLVIYNR, encoded by the coding sequence TTGAAAAAATTATATGCTATCCTATTGCTGGTTGGATTAATGGTATCCTCTTTAGATACACTTGCAGCTCCGAAACAACCACAGGTGATTGATTTTACTCAAAACACTCCCAACATTTATGGAGATGTTGCGCGGACAGCAGATTTCCGTGTTCGCTTACTGCTCCCCCCTTATAACATTAATATGCCTGTTCCTGCATTCAGTCAGAACGATTTGTCTTGGAAGAATGACCTCATGAAAACTGAAAATCAAACAATTGGTAATGCCGGTTGCGCGTTAACCTCTTCAACAATGGTTGCAGCCTACTATGGAAAAAACACTACTCCCAAAATATTTAATATTGATATGGGAAATTACGCATGCCCCTTATATTGGACAGAGGTTGCTGGTCGGGGAGGAAGCGGCTACATTTCCGGTATCAACACCCTCATAAACAATCCTTCACTTAATACATTTTTCAGTTATGCACAGGTAGCCATGGAGCAAAATAAACCTGTAGTATTAGGTTTTGTTCAGACTAACGGTAGAACACATTATGTTGTAGTAAAGGCTGTATACGGCCAGGGAACCAGCTTAATGGATTATGGCTGCATAGATCCCAATACGGGAACTTACCGAAACCTTGTAGATGTCGTTGGCAGTCAACCTCTATACAAACTAGTAATTTACAACAGATAA